Sequence from the Capillibacterium thermochitinicola genome:
CCGCCAATCTCCAAAACGCCTTGGGCATTACGTTGTACGCCATGTTCATCGCGTTAGTGCTGCCCCCGGCCAAAAAATCCCCCGCCATCCGCCGGGTCGTCGGGGTGGCGGTCGGGCTCACGGTCGCCCTTACCTGGCTGCCCGGGTTACGGCTGCTCTCGTCTGGATGGCGGATCATGGTCGCCACCGTCATTGCTTGTCTCTACGGCGCGCATTATTTCCCAAGGAAGGAGGTTCAATAATGGGCCGTACCTTATTGGCTGTCTTTTTAATGGCGTTGGTCTCTTACCTGCCGCGGGTGACCCCCTTGGTTTTCCTGCGCCAAAAGATCAAATCACCCTTTATCCAATCCTTCCTTTACTATGTCCCCTATGCCGTCTTGGGGGCAATGACCTTCCCCGCCATTCTCAGCGCCACCGGGGACACAACCTCGGCGCTAGCCGGCTTCGGCGTGGCCCTCCTCCTTGCCTTCTACGAAAAGAGTTTGATGACCGTTGCCCTCTGTGCTTCCCTGGCGGTCTACCTTTGCCAGCTCTTCCTGGGGTAAACCGTAAAACCGTAAAATAAATGAATTAAACTAATGACAAAACCCGCCATCCGGCGGGTTTTGTTTATCTTCTAATAAGGAAGCTTGGCGCTCTTTTTGCTTAACCCCATTTCCCTTTCCCCATATGGGTGGCCAGCTCCGCCTTGATCGCTTGCTGCAATTCAACCGTATAACCGATGGCCTTTTTGAAGAGGGCAACACAGGCCGGATCCAACTCATCGTCCCGGCCAATCTCGGAGAGCTCTTTCACCTGTTCCAATAAGGCCGAGAGTTCCATATAAATCTGGTTGGTCTTCCGGGACCGGTCGATCAACTCACTTTTCTCCACCGGAACCTCGGTAAACTTCTCCATCGCCGCCCCGCATTTCGGGCAAGCCGCGGGAGCTTGCTCCCCATCATGGATGTACCCGCAAACGCCACATTGCCACTTTTTCATCATTGGTCCTCCTTTTCAGTTGATTTTTTATTTAATTTGGAACCCGATCACGTCCGGTTAATTCCCGGCAGATCAAGTTTCCAGGACACTCGTTCAGATGGGCCAGGCCGCACCGGAGACAGATCTGATCCAGTGTCTCGTTGTCGATTAGGGTCGCCTCTAAAAAATCATGTAGGCTCTGCTCAAAAGCGGCCAAACTTTCCGGGGCAAGACGCTCAACAATCGCCTGAAGGCGCTGGAGCGATTGCCGCCGGGCGTTTTCCAATAGGCGAACCCCGGCGGGGGTGAGGGATAAAAGGATCTGCCGCCGGTCAGTGCGGGAATACTCCCTGCGTACCAGGCCTTTCTTCTCCAACCGGTCGATCAGCTTGGTCACCGCGGCGTTACTGATTTGCAACCCTTCGGCAACATCTTTCACCATCGGTGTCTGGTGGAAATAGATAAAACGCAGACAGTTCTCCTGAACTTGGGTTAGACACTCCCCGTCCTGGACCAGTGGTTCATAGACCACCTTTTGTAAAGCCAGGGCAAACAGCTTGATCGTAAGGTCCAATAACTCAATATCCATTCGTCTCAACACAACCTTATAATATTTATTAATATGGTTTAATATTACTATATTTAATTAACCACGTCAATTTGTTTTTTAACCATTTTTTCTCTTTCACCGGGCTGCTTTTGGCGCCAAACCGGTTTCTTTGGCTGCCGAAAAGAAAAAATAAATATTTTTTTGCTATCGGCAGGAAAAAATGGATCGAGCGCGAAGATTAAAATTGAACTTTTGAAAATTCTTTTCAAAACTCGCTAAGGAAGTTGTTAAAATAAAGTTATAATTTACTCATCACTAACATATGGTGAGTGTAAAAGCTTTTTGCCTACTTTTGGCGGAAGAAACGTTCATCCCAAAACCAAAGGAGTACAGACGCACTATTATTAACGGAGGTTCTTCATGGTAACGATTAAAGACATCGCCCGCCGCGCCGGAGTCAGCCCCAGTGTGGTGTCACGGGCTTTAAACAACAAATACGGCGTCAAAGAAAGCACGAAACAGTTGATCAAAGCCATTGCCCGCGATATGAACTATTACCCAAATGCGGCCGCCCGTCGTCTGGTGACCCGCAAATCCGGCATGATTGGTGTCATGATGGCGGACATCTCGGAACCCTTCTACGCCCAGATCATCAAAGGCATGGAGTACGTGGCCAGTCAGACCGGATACACCTTATTGTTTTCCAACTCCTATGACAACATAGGAAAAACAAATGTTTTACAAAAAATGATCGTCACCGAAAACGTGGACGGGTTGGTCATTGTCGGCAGCAACCGGCAAGACACCAGTTTCACCGGAATTTTACTGGAGAAAAAGATCCCCTTTGTCCTGATTGAACGCAATCTCCAGAACGAACAGGTCAATTGTATCTGGATTGACAACAAAAAAGCCGCCTACTGTGCCACCAAGCTCTTGCTCGAAAAAGGACATAAAATCATCGCCCATATCGCCGGGAACATGCAAAACCAAGTGACCCTCGAACGCCTGGCCGGCTACAAGGAGGCCTTGAAGGAAGCGGGTGTTTCGGCACCGGAACGTTGGGTCTTTCCTGCGAACTACCTTTGTGAAGACGGTTACCGGGCAATGCAGGAGATCCTGCGGGTACTACCCGATTGCACCGGGGTTTTTGCGGGCAACGACAGTATGGCTTACGGTGCCTTGCAAGCAATCCATGAAGCGGGTTTTGCCGTACCGAAGGATATTGCTTTAGTTGGCTTCGACGACTTGGAGTTTTCCGCGTTTACCAACCCCCCACTGACCACCATCCGGCAACCCCGTTACGAAATGGGAATAAAATCCATGGAGATTTTAACCCAAATCCTCAATGGTGAGATAAAAAACGGAATAAACCTTTGTCTTCCCTTTGAATTAATTGTTCGCCACTCCGTATAAATTTTTCGAGATTATCACAAACGTTTGTGAAACGCTTCGGCCCACGGGAAGAAGAGGTTGCAAAGGAGGAAAAGGGCGCCCTTCCTGGCGCTGCTGCTCATCACTGTCATGCTGGTGGGAATGTTTACGGTACCTCCGCCAGCAAAGTTAAACTGGTAGTTTGGGGGCGGGATCTCCCCGATGATGACCCGGCCCACGCTTACATCAAAGCGTTGATCAATGGTTTTCGGGCCAAAAACCCCGATATTGACCTGGAATACCTGGCTTTAGGGGATCCGGGCCTGATGGATAAGACCAAAGTGGCCATGGCGAATAACCGCGACCTGCCC
This genomic interval carries:
- a CDS encoding LacI family DNA-binding transcriptional regulator, which codes for MVTIKDIARRAGVSPSVVSRALNNKYGVKESTKQLIKAIARDMNYYPNAAARRLVTRKSGMIGVMMADISEPFYAQIIKGMEYVASQTGYTLLFSNSYDNIGKTNVLQKMIVTENVDGLVIVGSNRQDTSFTGILLEKKIPFVLIERNLQNEQVNCIWIDNKKAAYCATKLLLEKGHKIIAHIAGNMQNQVTLERLAGYKEALKEAGVSAPERWVFPANYLCEDGYRAMQEILRVLPDCTGVFAGNDSMAYGALQAIHEAGFAVPKDIALVGFDDLEFSAFTNPPLTTIRQPRYEMGIKSMEILTQILNGEIKNGINLCLPFELIVRHSV
- a CDS encoding rubredoxin-like domain-containing protein, producing MKKWQCGVCGYIHDGEQAPAACPKCGAAMEKFTEVPVEKSELIDRSRKTNQIYMELSALLEQVKELSEIGRDDELDPACVALFKKAIGYTVELQQAIKAELATHMGKGKWG
- a CDS encoding AzlD domain-containing protein, which gives rise to MGRTLLAVFLMALVSYLPRVTPLVFLRQKIKSPFIQSFLYYVPYAVLGAMTFPAILSATGDTTSALAGFGVALLLAFYEKSLMTVALCASLAVYLCQLFLG
- a CDS encoding MarR family winged helix-turn-helix transcriptional regulator, with the translated sequence MDIELLDLTIKLFALALQKVVYEPLVQDGECLTQVQENCLRFIYFHQTPMVKDVAEGLQISNAAVTKLIDRLEKKGLVRREYSRTDRRQILLSLTPAGVRLLENARRQSLQRLQAIVERLAPESLAAFEQSLHDFLEATLIDNETLDQICLRCGLAHLNECPGNLICRELTGRDRVPN